In Haliotis asinina isolate JCU_RB_2024 chromosome 15, JCU_Hal_asi_v2, whole genome shotgun sequence, one DNA window encodes the following:
- the LOC137265460 gene encoding cerebral peptide 1-like produces the protein MSSFINSLTLGVVVVLSVLSCSLGEDQVASVTGDKEKSDFSQRTLDSVHVLKKRAPGWGKRSLDEDVDSDDDMSYDSESPEDILSGADLSKRAPGWGKRTLDILEDYTKRAPGWGKRDSLDVKRAPGWGKRDIDMDKRAPGWGKRAPGWGKRAPGWGKRAPGWGKRAPGWGKRAPGWGKRSDTSCAGIDEEVDYYIYRAVQAEARRILECGSKYNGNDVLRK, from the coding sequence ATGTCTTCTTTCATAAATTCGCTCACACTGGGAGTTGTTGTGGTTTTAAGTGTCCTCAGTTGTAGTTTGGGAGAAGATCAAGTTGCCAGTGTAACGGGTGACAAAGAAAAATCGGACTTTTCTCAAAGGACACTTGACTCTgtacatgttttgaaaaaaagggCCCCAGGCTGGGGCAAGCGGTCGCTGGATGAGGATGTAGACAGTGACGACGATATGTCTTATGACAGTGAGTCCCCAGAGGACATTTTATCAGGTGCTGATCTTTCCAAACGCGCGCCCGGTTGGGGCAAGCGTACCTTAGATATTCTAGAAGATTACACCAAACGAGCACCCGGCTGGGGTAAGAGGGACTCTCTAGATGTTAAACGTGCACCTGGATGGGGAAAACGCGATATCGATATGGACAAACGTGCACCTGGATGGGGCAAACGCGCACCTGGGTGGGGCAAACGTGCACCTGGCTGGGGAAAACGGGCACCTGGCTGGGGAAAGCGTGCACCTGGTTGGGGCAAAAGAGCACCTGGATGGGGCAAACGCTCTGACACATCATGTGCTGGAATCGACGAGGAGGTTGACTATTACATATACAGAGCTGTCCAG